The following is a genomic window from Adhaeribacter radiodurans.
TATCCAAACCTTTATCGGCGCGAGCCAGCAAAGAGCTGCAAGCCGCTTTCCGAAGAGCTTCTAAACAATCGGCATCGGTAGCGCTGGGAGCTACAAAAAGTAAATTTTCGCGGATGGTGCCGGCAAATAATTGCGTGTCCTGGGTAACAAAGCCGATTTGTTCGCGCAAGGTGTCTAAATCCAGTTCCTCGCCCGGAATATTGTTGTATAAAATGCGTCCTTGCTCGGGTTTGTACAAGCCTACCAGCAATTTTACCAGTGTAGTTTTACCAGAGCCCGATGGCCCCACGAAAGCAATGGTTTCGCCTAAGTGCGTTTCAAAGGAAATACCATCTAAAGCCCGGTTAGCGGCGGTTTGGTGCTTAAAGCCCACGTTCTCAAAAGCCAAAGTCTGGATAGTACGCAACGGAACCGGCTGGTGCGGACGAGCTTCTTTGGGAGTGTCCAGTATTTTCTGGAAGTTATCCAGGGAGACTTCGGTTTCGCGGTAAATATTAATAATGTTACCCAGTTCCTGCAAAGGCCCAAAAATAAAGAACGAGTAAATAAACATAGAAATAAAATCACCTACGGTAATGCGGTTAACAAAAACCAGATAAAGCATGAGTAGCAGAATAACATTGCGCAGCAAATTCACACAGGTACCTTGCACAAAGCTTAAACTGCGGATGTATTTTACTTTTTTTAGTTCGAGCTTTAAAATTTTATCGGTGGTGTTGTTCAACCGAATGGTTTCCTGTTGCGCTAAGCCTAAGCTTTTTACCAGTTCAATGTTGCGCAGCGATTCGGTAGTAGCCCCGGCCAATGAGGTGGTTTCGGCTACAATGGTTTTCTGAATTACCTTAATTTTTTTACTTAATACCGAGCTTAGAATCCCCAAAATAGGCACTGCCGAAAAATAAACCGGTGCAATCACCCAGTACACATTCATGGCATATACCACCACGAAGATAATACCGATTAAAGACGTAAACAGAACGTTGATAAAGTTAGAAATAAGCTTCTCTACATCGGTACGTACTTTTTGCAGCTTACCTAAAGTTTCGCCGCTGCGCTGATCTTCAAACACGGAATAAGGCAAATCCAGGGAATGACGCAAACCATCCGAATAAATTTGCGCGCCCAGCCGTTGGGTAATTACATTCACGTAGTAATCCTGAAAAGCTTTGGCTATCCGGGATACCATGGCAACGCCCATGGCCAGTAAAATTAAAGTACCAGCTCCTTTAAAGAACTCCGGGGTAGATAATTTTAATTTTTTAGTAACGGCGGCTGTGGCGTAATCGTCAATTATTTTGCGCAGGATAAGCGGGTCTAAGAGCGAAAAAGTTTGATTGATGGCGGCTAGCAACAAGGCCAGAAAAACCAACCATTTGTATTGTTTTAAATATTCAAAAAGCAATTTCATACGGATAGATTAAGGGCAGAAGAGGAACAGATTAAAAATAACCAGAACTAACTATAAATTGTTATGGGAACCGCAAATTAATTAATAAGTAAATGATTACAGAATTCCGGCTAACCAAGTGACTTTCAAAACTAAAAGTGTTATTTAAAATAAGAGCAAATCATTTTTTCTGCCGGTAATTTACTTAAATTGGAGGTCATAAACCTGAAATTACTCTGGCTACTCAGAATTTTTAGTCTGGTTTTACTTAGCAATCATCTAACGCATCCATATTCAAATTCATGGCAAATAACCGTAGAAGTTTCCTGCAAAAGCTTGGTTTAGGCACTACTGCCTTTGGCCTGAGCACCGCTTTTTCTTTGCCTTCGTTGGCTAGATCTGCTAAAGTAAAAAAGGAGGAAGAGGAGCAGATTTTGTACATCGGGGAAAAAATAGCAATAGCTAATACCGCTTATGGCAAAGTACGCGGTTTTAAACTCCGAGGCATTTATACGTATTTAGGTATTCCATACGGGGCCGATACTTCCGGCGAAAACCGGTTTATGCCACCTAAAAAACCAACTCCCTGGACCGAGATAAAACCTACTATCTGGTGGGGCAATACCGCCCCGCAAAACATGGAAAAGCGCTACGCCGACCCAGTTAGTTCGTTTATCGACCACTGGAACTACGACGATGTAAGCGAAGATTGTTTGCGTCTGAACGTGTGGACACCCGCCATTGCCGATGGTAAAAAACGGCCGGTGATTGTATGGTTACACGGCGGCGGGTATACCAATGGCAACGCCATTGAGCAAGACGGTTACCACGGCGAAAATATTAGCCGCCGCGGCGATGTGGTATACGTTTCGATTAACCACCGCTTAGGACCCATGGGCTTTGCCAACTTTGCCGGTGCTAATGCCACCAAGTACGCGGCTTCGGGTAATGTAGGAATGCTGGATTGCGTAGCGGCTTTGGAATGGGTAAAAGCCAATATCACCAACTTTGGTGGCGACCCGGGTAGCGTTACCATTATTGGCCAATCCGGGGGCGGTGGTAAGGTTTGTACTTTAATGGCGATGCCTTCGGCGAAAGGTTTATTTCATAAAGGAGTAGCCTTGAGTGGAGCAACCTTAAAAGTTACCGAAAAAGAAACTTCCGAAAAGTTAGGAGCTTATATTTTACAGGAAGCTGGTTTAACCAACGACCAGGTAGATAAGCTGCAAGCAATGCCCTGGAAAGAATACTACGAAATAGCCACTAGAGCCAGTAAGAAATTAGCCGATGAAATGAAAGCCGCTGGTAAGCGAGGCGGAAATTGGGCGCCGGTAGCCGATGGTCATTTCCTGCCGCAACATCCTTTCGATCCGGTTGCTTCTCCCCTGTCGGCTGATGTGCCATTGATACTATGCTCCACGTTGAATGAATCGTCGCCGAGCCGCTCCGATGCTTCCCTGGAAAATATTACTTTAGATGCGGTAAAAGAAAAAGTAAAAGACCGTTTTGGTGATAATGCCGGAAAAGTAATTGATTCTTATGCCAAAGCTTTCCCCGAGAGAAAACCTATTGAAATATGGTCGATGGCGGTAAGTAACCGGCAGAATGTAGTGGCCCTGGCGAATGCTAAATCCAAGCAGAAAGCGCCGGTATACGTGGCCTGGTTTGGCTGGCAACCGCCCTTATTCGACAACCGCATGCGTGCCTTCCATTGCAGCGATATTAGTTTCTGGTTCTACAATACCGATTTAATGTACACCCATACCGGTGGTGGTTCACGTCCTAGAAAACTTTCGGCGAAAATGGCGGATTCGTTTTTAAAATTTGCCCGTACCGGTAATCCGAACGGCGGTGGTTTGCCCACCTGGCCTAAATACACTCCGGAAAACGGTGAAACCATGTTCCTGGACGATGTTCCCGTTATTAAAAACGACCCAGATCGCGAAGCCCGTAAAGCGCTGGCCTGATTTTTTAAAATGTTTCAGTTAAGGGTAGAACTCGCGTCAGCGGGCTCTACCCTTTTATCATACCAATGCGCCAATCAGGAGATTGGCTGTTCTGTTATGCGTAGAGCGCTTTGCTAACTCTACGCATAACACATTGATCGTTTTGTAATCAGGTAGAATAAGCCTACTTCTTGCCGTACTTCTGCAAAGCAGCTTTAAAATAACGGCCCTGGCGGGTGGGGGTAAATTTCCAGTCGCTGATGAGCATGGGCGCCCACTGCGGATCGAAAACCCAGATGGTGTAGGAAATCCCATTTGCATCGGCGTATTTGGTAATAGCATCGCCGTAGGATTCATCGCTGATTACCGGCACATGGGCGCCTTTATCATCGGGGCCGCAAAAGCCGATCTCGGTTAAAATAACTGGGTATTTTTTGGCTACATTGCCCCAGTCCAAGGCCCATTGCGGTTCCCAGGGTTTCTCCCTTTTCATGGGGTACGGGTGGCTAACGTAGGCAATGCCTTGAGCGTTGATAGGATCTTGGTTTACCGGCGTAAGATCGTAGGCCCAGTTAAAGCCGGCTACCAATGGTACGGCTTGCGAGCCATTCGCCCGGATTACAACAATTATTTCTTCCATTATCTCTTTCCATTGCGGCCAGGTGCAGGTACCGGCTTGTCCGCCCATTACGGTAGGCTCGTTAAACAGCTCGAACATAGCCACGGTGGTATTGCCTTTATAATGCTTGGCCATGGTGCGCCAAAATTCCAGAGTTTCTTTCTTGGTAGTTTCGTACATGGGGTTCTGGTACAACTCTGAGCGCAAATTACCGATGCTGTGCCAATCGATGATCACGTACAAACCCAATTCGGTAGCCCATTGTACGCCCTGGTCGAGTAGTTTTATATAATTTTCAGAACCTTGTTTACGCCAGGCATTCGGGTGAACCGGGAACCGTACCACATTGGCACCCCAGCTTTTCATTACTTCAAAATATTCTTTATTCCAGTGGCTGTCGCGCTGCAGTTTATCGGGGTCGCTGGTATCTAAACCTCTAAAAACAATGGGCTTACCGCCAGCCGTCACAAACTTATTTCCCTGCACACTTATCAGCGGCAAGGTTGAAGCTGTTTGAGCCAGAGTAATTGTAGCAGATAAGAGTAGCAGGCAAAACAGCGTTACCTGTAGAGTAGTACTTATTTTCATCTTAAAGTTTAAACCGGTTAATTATTTAAGTTTGAAATATAATTTGAAATATAAGATGAATTGTAAACAGAAGATAGATGGTTGTAAAATAAATCTTAGTTTTTTAATTGGCTCAGCCCCTTTTTGTTTTTACTGTGCCGCTGATTTTAAATTAAAATTGATAAGAACAATTACCCTCTTTCGGAATACAAAGTAAAGAGACACAATTATCTGGATATTAGATGTTGGACTTTTGTGTAATTAATAAGTAATCAAAGGTTTATTCTTTTTACTATGATCTCGACCTCAAGTATAGTACATTCATTTTGTACAATAACTTAACTTTATAAAATTCAACTTTACTAAATTGCTCGGTTAGTAGTGGATATCTTTGTTTCTGCTGTCGTTTAATTTCCGATCCAAGCTATACGCGGCACTAATTAAGCCCATGTGGGTAAACGCCTGCGGAAAGTTACCCAGGTGTTCGCCCTGAAAGCCTAACTGCTCGGCATAGAGCCCCAGGTGATTTGCATAGCCCAACATTTTTTCGAAATAAAACCGGGCTTTTTCCAGTTCACCGGCCCGGGATAAGCACTCCACGTACCAAAACGTACACATAGAGAACGTTCCTTCCCGGCTAATTAAACCGTCCGAAGCTGCCACTTCGGGGTTGTACCGGTACACGAGCGAATCAGAAACAAGTTCGCTTTCAATTCTTTTTAACGTAGATAGCCATCTGGGATCTTTGGGACTGATAAACCGGATTAAGGGCATGAGTAACGAAGAAGCATCGACGGTAGTGGAGCCGGGGAACTGCATAAAGGCGGCTTTTTCCGGATTCCAGAAATCAGTGAAAATGCTGTCAAAAATACGATCTCTTTCTTTGCGCCAGTTTTCATTTAAGGGGAAAGACCGCATTTCAGCAATTTTAACGGCGCGGTCCAGCGCTACCCAGCACAGTAAACGGGAGTAAAGGAAATTCTTTTGCCCACCTCTTACTTCCCAAATACCTTCATCGGGTTGGTTCCAGTTTTGGCTCAGCCAGTTTATTTGTTCTTCCAGGTTTTTCCAGAAATCGTACGAAATAGGATCGCCGTATTTGTTATACAGGTAAACGGAGTCCATTAGCTCGCCGTAAATATCCAGTTGTAATTGGCTATAAGCATTATTGCCAATCCGGACCGGAGCTGATTGCTGGTAACCTTCCAGGTTTTCCAGGATAGTTTCTTCCAGCTGTCGATTTCCGTCTATGGAGTACATAATGCCCAGACGATTTTGCCCCTTCACGTCCGGACAAATCTTTTCTATCCAGTTCATAAAGGCACTTGCTTCTTTGGTATAACCCAACCGGATAAAGGCATACACGGTAAAAGAGGCATCCCGAATCCAGGTATAACGATAATCCCAGTTCCGTTTGCCTCTAATGCTTTCGGGCAAACTAAAAGTAGGAGCGGCTATTATGGAACCATACTTATAAGAGGTAAGCAATTTTAAAACTAAAGCGGAGCGATTTACTATTTCCAGCCACCGGCCTTTGTAAGTAGACTGGGCAATCCAGTTTTTCCAATAATTAACCGTTCTAAAAAGACTTTCGGTAATAAAGTTTTCGAAGTCTTTTTGCTGGTTATGGTTTTGATCAATATGCTCTAAAAGGAAATCGGCCGTTTGGTTGGGAGATAAGGAGAATTCTGCCACCACATCTCCGTTTCTAATTTGGAGCGGAACCGAACTCATTAATTTTAAAACGGTTTTGTCGGGACCGTCGCTGGTGAAAATTACCACTGTTTCAGATTTAGCTTCTACGGTATGACCGCTGCGGCCGTAGTTAAAACGGGGCTGGCAGTGCATGGTATACTTTACTTCGCCGCGTACGGTAGTTACCCTTCTAATTAATTCTTTGCCGTTATACAGTTCTTCTACCGGCATAAAATCAGTGACTTCCCCCACACCATCCGGAGATAAAAAGCGGGTAAGCAGCACATTGGTATCGGGCAGGTAGAGCTGTTTTGTTTTTACTTGAGTAAACTCCGGTCTAATCCAGAAGCTTCCGCCTTTTTCTGCGTCCAATAAGGCGGCAAAAATGCTCGGCGAATCGAAGTTAGGGAAACACATGAAATCGATGGAGCCGTTTAGGCCTACCAAGGCAACTGTATTTAAATCTCCTATAACCCCGTAATTTTCTATTGGTTGATAACTCATGTTTTACCTCTACGTTTGCTCTAACTAACGCAATTATACGTGCCGTGTTCGCTGGTATTTACTAAGTGCAAGCTATAAATAACCGGGTACTAAACAGAAAAGACTAAAAGGACATAAAATGAATACTGGCTGTGGAGTAAACCCGAATTTTTACTATTTTTTTAAGAGTTTATACTTTCTACCAGGTTCATTAACGCTTGCATGGTTTTCCAGTTGCGGGTAGTCGCATTTACTTTTAATTTACTCTCGAAAAAATTATTGTGCAGTTTGGTTCGGCCGTAGCCATTCGGGCAAGACAGGTAAATGGTATTTTTGACTATTCTAAATTCATCTGGCAGGTACAGGGCAGGATTTATTTTGGCTACTCGATCAGGAGTGGGTTCGCTGGCTAAGAGGGTAACGTGCAGTTTGGAAGTGTCTTCGTCTTGGTTGATGATAAAAGGGTTATTTTGTAAAACCCGCTCCCACTCGGTTTGATCTTTTACCAGCACGGGAACAGAAAACTGGAATTTTTCGGTAATGGCACGAGCTATTTGTTCTTCTAAATTAGTTGCACCTTGTTTTTCAGTCTGAAAAACAACATTCCCGCTTTGCACATACGTTTTAACATTTTTTAAATTTAAACTTTGAAACAGAGCAAGCAGCTCAGGCATTTTCATCATTTTTTGTCCGCTTACATTAATGCCGCGCAATAAAGCTATGTAGGTTTGCATAAGAATGGAGTTATAACTAGCAAGTTAGCCGGATAATGGCGCATTAAAAAGTTTGATTTGATAGGTTAGCTTGTTATAACAGAGTTAATAAAAGTTGTTCCGCGAGCCTTTTCAAGTCTCCAGGCGGCGGTGCTAATGAGATTTGACAAGGCTGAGTTTGCCTCGTGGCCGGCGGGCCTAGTTTGGCTCTTTCGGGCGGTTTAGCGAACCTTGGCTCGTTGCACTGCGCCATGCTGCTTTGCAGCACCGGAACACTAAAAGGCCCTCCATAGCCAAACTGGTGTCAGTGCTTGTAGCTTCTGGGTTCTGTCACATTGCGGTAATAGAATGAATGATCACGTTTTCCTTCCTAACATATTAATACTAATATGTTAGGATTTATGCGCCTTAAACGAAGTTAAAAATTGGTTAAAGCTCTAAATCTAAACATTCTTCTAAAATATAAGCGCAGTATTAAATTGGTTTTAATATAGTATTTAAGTAGATAAAGGATCCTTTTGAAAAAAGTAAATTTTAATTTTCTGGCAAAGAAAAGGTCTTCTTCAATAGTAGAAGCAGACCTTTTCTTTTATAATACTTTTCTTTTTATAATCTATTATGTTAAGAACCCATTTCGTCGGCGCTGGGTCCGTAGCTGCCTGGGATAGGAATGTTTAACAACCGCAGGTAAACGCCTAGCTGTGCCCGGTGATGGATGAGCTGGCTAAGGGCATGCCGGATAACTTCATATTTGGTGTAAACAGCGTAAACCTGATCACCGTTACGTAAGGTCCAGTTAGGTAACAAGTCTTCTTCGGAAGCTTTATTCAAGGATTCAGTACCAGAAGCAATTGATTCTTCTAAAAGCTGTAATAGCTCGGCGGTAGTATTTATTTTTCTCGGATTATACGGGCTTGTGGCAAAATCCAGTTCGTCGGTAGTAAGGCCCATAGTTATCCAAGTGGGTAATTCGGCAATGTGCGTAGCCAATTGCCGAATAGTCATACTTTTGGGATGGGGTTGCCAGTCGTACTTGTCATCCGGAATGCGGGATAACATTTTACGGGTAGTTTCTACTTCCTGGGCCAGTTCTTTGGGAAGCAAATCGAGTACGGACAAAGTTTGAATTTCGGGCATAGTTTTATAGTTTTAGTGTTATGCTACAAAGTAAATAACCGCCACTGACAACCCTATGGCAGTGTGTTTTTAAACCAGAAAAATTTATTTAAGCCAGGCTAAACAAGTACAAATAGCAAAGAAAAATAAGGAATGAATAATATTAAATTCAAATTATATAACGCTATGCGATAGTACCCGGTAACTACAGGCAACCAACACCAGTTTGGCTCTCTCGGGCCTTTTACCGTTCCGGTGCTGCAAAGCAGCATGGCGCAGTGCAACGAGCCAAGGTTCGCTAAACCGCCCTCCATAGCCAAACGAGGCCCGCCGGCCACGAGGCAAACACGGACTGTTAAAATCGTATCTGCACTATTCTATTGAGACTTGAAAAGTATCAACGGATGAACCGAATCTGCTGTTAAAAAAAACGCCTAACCAATTTTAAAATAGTTAGGCGCTTGAGTCATAGGTGAAATAGTAAAATTTACTTAGCCCGATTAAACACGAATAAATCTTTAAACACCCACTTGCCATTTTCCTGATTACCCCGGGCAATAACAAATTGGGTAGGCGACCGTTTCTCGTATAAAATTCTTAAATCTTCTCCTTCTTTCTGGAAAATAGCCCGGTCTTTACTCGCTTCCACGAAATTATAACGGTCTTGTTTATCTTTTTCTTCTGTTCCCACTAAGCCCGGCTGAAAGTGTTTCACCAACGAAACCAATCCATTTGACGTTTGCTCGTAAGCCAGAATTTCGTATAAATTTGCTTTGCCGTCCTTCATCATGCGCATAAAGCCTAGTATATTACCGTTTTCCGGTGCCAGCCAAACCCCATCTATCGTTCTTCCATCGGCAGCAGTAGCTTTCCAGTTACCCTGAATAAAGCTAACATCTGCAACGGAGCCACCTTTCGGTTGCGTTTGGCCATAAACGTGCGGCAATAAACCAGCGAAAACAAAAACTAAAAGCAAAACAAAAATGCGTTTCATAGAAGCAGAAATTAAGTTAAAGTTTTAAATTTTTAAAAATACAAATTGGTTTTAGTAAATAGTCACCAATATAAAGCCATTAAACTTTTAATCTGACAATTAATGGCTGGAAGACCATTCCAGTAAAGAATTATTTTCCTGTTATTCAGGAACAAATCATCGGGTTAAGTTGCTACCCAGGTTTCTTCTGAATAGCAAGAATGAGGAAAATTCCTGCAAAAACCAGCAACTTGCAACCGCAAACTAAGCTGTTAAATTCACCTGCTTGCCGGTAGCCGCCGCTTTATAAATGGCCTCCACAATTCTTACATCGCGTAAACCTTCTTCGCCGGTCACCAGTAGGGGTTTGCCTTGCATAATAGCTTGAGCATCGTCGTCCATTTGCTTGGCTTGCTGCCAGGGAGCTTTATACGGATGGTTAATTTCTCCGAGTGGGCTGCTACCTTTCACGCCATCGTACGCCGAGAAAGGCGCCAATCTAATGTCTCCTTTTTCGCAGTTAATGTTCATGAAGTTTACATTCTCCCCAAAACTGCTTTTAATATCGGCCAAAATTCCACCCGGAAACTCTAAGGTAGCAACTGCGGTTTCGGCTAAACCATTCTTGTAAATTTCGGGGCGAGTGGTAGATGTTTTAGCCATTACTACGGCAATAGGTTCCATACCGGTACCTAAGCGGGCTCCTTGTATGGCGTATACGCCCATGTCGTGCATTACGCCACCGCCCATTTCTTTTTTCTGTTTCCAGTGAGTGGTGCGGTCATCGCGGTAACCGGCGGCGCATTTTAGGCTCTGAACTTTACCTAACAATTGTTGCTTTACAATGCGCCGGTACTCTTGCGTGTTCGGCTCGTGCTGCAAACGGTACCCAATAGCCAACGGTTGCTTATTTTTCCGGCAAGCATCTATCATGGCCTGGCACTCTTCAGAGGTTACTGCCATTGGTTTCTCGCACCACACCG
Proteins encoded in this region:
- a CDS encoding ABC transporter ATP-binding protein gives rise to the protein MKLLFEYLKQYKWLVFLALLLAAINQTFSLLDPLILRKIIDDYATAAVTKKLKLSTPEFFKGAGTLILLAMGVAMVSRIAKAFQDYYVNVITQRLGAQIYSDGLRHSLDLPYSVFEDQRSGETLGKLQKVRTDVEKLISNFINVLFTSLIGIIFVVVYAMNVYWVIAPVYFSAVPILGILSSVLSKKIKVIQKTIVAETTSLAGATTESLRNIELVKSLGLAQQETIRLNNTTDKILKLELKKVKYIRSLSFVQGTCVNLLRNVILLLMLYLVFVNRITVGDFISMFIYSFFIFGPLQELGNIINIYRETEVSLDNFQKILDTPKEARPHQPVPLRTIQTLAFENVGFKHQTAANRALDGISFETHLGETIAFVGPSGSGKTTLVKLLVGLYKPEQGRILYNNIPGEELDLDTLREQIGFVTQDTQLFAGTIRENLLFVAPSATDADCLEALRKAACSSLLARADKGLDTVIGEGGVKVSGGEKQRLSIARALLRNPAILVFDEATSALDSLTEEEISKTVRDVSLSASHMTILIAHRLSTVLHADCIYVLERGKIAESGKHLELLEQKGLYYAMWRQQIGERHLEEKPALV
- a CDS encoding carboxylesterase/lipase family protein, which translates into the protein MANNRRSFLQKLGLGTTAFGLSTAFSLPSLARSAKVKKEEEEQILYIGEKIAIANTAYGKVRGFKLRGIYTYLGIPYGADTSGENRFMPPKKPTPWTEIKPTIWWGNTAPQNMEKRYADPVSSFIDHWNYDDVSEDCLRLNVWTPAIADGKKRPVIVWLHGGGYTNGNAIEQDGYHGENISRRGDVVYVSINHRLGPMGFANFAGANATKYAASGNVGMLDCVAALEWVKANITNFGGDPGSVTIIGQSGGGGKVCTLMAMPSAKGLFHKGVALSGATLKVTEKETSEKLGAYILQEAGLTNDQVDKLQAMPWKEYYEIATRASKKLADEMKAAGKRGGNWAPVADGHFLPQHPFDPVASPLSADVPLILCSTLNESSPSRSDASLENITLDAVKEKVKDRFGDNAGKVIDSYAKAFPERKPIEIWSMAVSNRQNVVALANAKSKQKAPVYVAWFGWQPPLFDNRMRAFHCSDISFWFYNTDLMYTHTGGGSRPRKLSAKMADSFLKFARTGNPNGGGLPTWPKYTPENGETMFLDDVPVIKNDPDREARKALA
- a CDS encoding glycoside hydrolase family 5 protein, with the protein product MKISTTLQVTLFCLLLLSATITLAQTASTLPLISVQGNKFVTAGGKPIVFRGLDTSDPDKLQRDSHWNKEYFEVMKSWGANVVRFPVHPNAWRKQGSENYIKLLDQGVQWATELGLYVIIDWHSIGNLRSELYQNPMYETTKKETLEFWRTMAKHYKGNTTVAMFELFNEPTVMGGQAGTCTWPQWKEIMEEIIVVIRANGSQAVPLVAGFNWAYDLTPVNQDPINAQGIAYVSHPYPMKREKPWEPQWALDWGNVAKKYPVILTEIGFCGPDDKGAHVPVISDESYGDAITKYADANGISYTIWVFDPQWAPMLISDWKFTPTRQGRYFKAALQKYGKK
- a CDS encoding glycoside hydrolase family 15 protein, yielding MSYQPIENYGVIGDLNTVALVGLNGSIDFMCFPNFDSPSIFAALLDAEKGGSFWIRPEFTQVKTKQLYLPDTNVLLTRFLSPDGVGEVTDFMPVEELYNGKELIRRVTTVRGEVKYTMHCQPRFNYGRSGHTVEAKSETVVIFTSDGPDKTVLKLMSSVPLQIRNGDVVAEFSLSPNQTADFLLEHIDQNHNQQKDFENFITESLFRTVNYWKNWIAQSTYKGRWLEIVNRSALVLKLLTSYKYGSIIAAPTFSLPESIRGKRNWDYRYTWIRDASFTVYAFIRLGYTKEASAFMNWIEKICPDVKGQNRLGIMYSIDGNRQLEETILENLEGYQQSAPVRIGNNAYSQLQLDIYGELMDSVYLYNKYGDPISYDFWKNLEEQINWLSQNWNQPDEGIWEVRGGQKNFLYSRLLCWVALDRAVKIAEMRSFPLNENWRKERDRIFDSIFTDFWNPEKAAFMQFPGSTTVDASSLLMPLIRFISPKDPRWLSTLKRIESELVSDSLVYRYNPEVAASDGLISREGTFSMCTFWYVECLSRAGELEKARFYFEKMLGYANHLGLYAEQLGFQGEHLGNFPQAFTHMGLISAAYSLDRKLNDSRNKDIHY
- a CDS encoding DUF1697 domain-containing protein, whose protein sequence is MQTYIALLRGINVSGQKMMKMPELLALFQSLNLKNVKTYVQSGNVVFQTEKQGATNLEEQIARAITEKFQFSVPVLVKDQTEWERVLQNNPFIINQDEDTSKLHVTLLASEPTPDRVAKINPALYLPDEFRIVKNTIYLSCPNGYGRTKLHNNFFESKLKVNATTRNWKTMQALMNLVESINS
- a CDS encoding DinB family protein, which codes for MPEIQTLSVLDLLPKELAQEVETTRKMLSRIPDDKYDWQPHPKSMTIRQLATHIAELPTWITMGLTTDELDFATSPYNPRKINTTAELLQLLEESIASGTESLNKASEEDLLPNWTLRNGDQVYAVYTKYEVIRHALSQLIHHRAQLGVYLRLLNIPIPGSYGPSADEMGS
- a CDS encoding DUF6265 family protein, with product MKRIFVLLLVFVFAGLLPHVYGQTQPKGGSVADVSFIQGNWKATAADGRTIDGVWLAPENGNILGFMRMMKDGKANLYEILAYEQTSNGLVSLVKHFQPGLVGTEEKDKQDRYNFVEASKDRAIFQKEGEDLRILYEKRSPTQFVIARGNQENGKWVFKDLFVFNRAK
- a CDS encoding Gfo/Idh/MocA family protein, yielding MTFTSRRDAIKILALSSATAIFSPNTLLAATRPQKTRLGVALVGLGYYSTDLLAPALQQTKNCYLAGIVTGSPDKAETWKKKYNIPDKNIYNYQNFDTIANNPDIDVVYVVLPPSMHREYVVRAANAGKAVWCEKPMAVTSEECQAMIDACRKNKQPLAIGYRLQHEPNTQEYRRIVKQQLLGKVQSLKCAAGYRDDRTTHWKQKKEMGGGVMHDMGVYAIQGARLGTGMEPIAVVMAKTSTTRPEIYKNGLAETAVATLEFPGGILADIKSSFGENVNFMNINCEKGDIRLAPFSAYDGVKGSSPLGEINHPYKAPWQQAKQMDDDAQAIMQGKPLLVTGEEGLRDVRIVEAIYKAAATGKQVNLTA